The Maniola hyperantus chromosome 9, iAphHyp1.2, whole genome shotgun sequence genome includes a region encoding these proteins:
- the LOC117985585 gene encoding putative fatty acyl-CoA reductase CG5065, whose translation MVARPRSPCSALLPQFYAGRDIFITGATGFMGKVLIERLLSTCPDIGRLHLLMRQKKGVTPEKRLQQLKQSQVFDVVRQKHPSQLDKLCMIPGDVAHPSLGIAPQDLRQLQEVSIVFHSAATLKFDEALSTAVEQNVLSVIRLMDLCDTLPNLQALIHVSTAYSNPELSVIEEKVYPAPASLPRLLAMVEAVPSQLLANITPQYIKPKPNTYTFTKAMAEEAVRSRASKNYPIAIFRPTIVISSLRHPYPGWIENLNGPSGVIAAAGKGLLHVFCRKPDARADLLPVDIAIDTLLAVAWETAVDKLPEVRVYNCSTYENPTTWLEFESALKRYLPLNPLDNCLWYPSGSGVENRYAHKILQFFLQTLPLHLAEYIIRTFGIKMKLSLITAEQKMRAMDDVLAFFALREWEFKTENVAKLRDRLSASDAAIYNLDPKTIDWTEQYKNFIKGTRKYLLKEKDQDIAEAKRHVSRMYFLHKGVQFFVMVLLFRLMLQNKSIRDVVYGTLRLLWSLLFATFSNLIGIE comes from the exons ATGGTTGCGCGACCACGGTCGCCATGCAGCGCTCTGCTGCCGCAGTTCTACGCCGGGAGGGACATCTTCATCACTGGAGCCACTGGCTTTATGGGCAAG GTGCTGATAGAGAGGCTGCTGTCAACATGTCCAGACATCGGCCGCCTGCATCTCCTAATGAGGCAGAAGAAGGGCGTTACTCCAGAGAAGCGCTTGCAGCAACTTAAACAATCACAG GTATTCGACGTAGTCCGTCAAAAACATCCTTCGCAATTGGACAAGCTATGCATGATTCCGGGAGACGTCGCACACCCAAGTCTCGGCATCGCTCCACAGGATTTACGACAACTACAAGAG GTATCCATCGTGTTCCACTCCGCAGCGACGCTGAAGTTCGATGAGGCATTATCAACGGCAGTGGAACAAAATGTGTTGTCAGTCATACGCCTCATGGATCTCTGTGATACTCTTCCTAATTTACAG GCGCTCATCCACGTGTCCACAGCCTACAGCAACCCAGAGCTCAGTGTAATAGAAGAGAAGGTGTACCCTGCCCCAGCGTCTCTGCCGCGTCTTCTCGCGATGGTGGAGGCTGTGCCGTCACAACTTCTTGCCAATATCACGCCACA GTACATAAAGCCTAAACCCAACACCTACACGTTCACAAAGGCGATGGCGGAGGAAGCGGTGCGTAGTCGGGCCAGTAAGAACTACCCTATCGCCATCTTCAGACCAACCATAG TGATTTCGTCACTCCGTCACCCGTACCCCGGCTGGATCGAGAACCTCAACGGTCCGAGTGGCGTGATCGCTGCAGCCGGCAAGGGCCTCCTCCACGTGTTCTGCAGGAAGCCCGACGCTAGAGCTGACCTTCTACCGGTGGATATCGCTATCGATACCCTACTGGCTGTCGCGTGGGAAACTGCGGTGGACAA GCTTCCAGAAGTCCGTGTCTACAACTGCAGTACTTACGAGAACCCGACAACGTGGCTAGAGTTCGAGTCCGCGCTCAAACGGTACCTCCCGCTAAATCCACTGGATAACTGCCTTTGGTATCCGAGTGGATCTGGAGTCGAGAATCG CTATGCACACAAAATACTGCAGTTCTTTTTACAGACACTCCCCCTTCACCTTGCCGAGTACATAATTCGGACATTTGGAATTAAAATGAA acTTAGTCTAATAACAGCTGAACAGAAAATGCGTGCTATGGACGACGTTCTCGCCTTCTTCGCTCTGCGCGAATGGGAGTTCAAGACTGAGAATGTCGCAAAACTACGGGATAGGCTTTCTGCGAGTGATGCCGCTATATACAATTTGGATCCCAAGACTATTGA CTGGACTGAACAGTACAAGAATTTCATTAAAGGCACGAGGAAATATTTGCTGAAAGAAAAGGATCAAGATATTGCAGAGGCAAAAAGACACGTTAGCAG aatgtacTTCTTACACAAAGGCGTGCAGTTCTTCGTGATGGTTCTTCTCTTCAGGCTTATGCTACAAAATAAGTCTATAAGAGATGTAGTATATGGAACACTGCGATTGCTGTGGTCTCTATTATTCGCTACCTTCAGTAACTTGATAGGCATTGAATGA
- the LOC117985587 gene encoding uncharacterized HIT-like protein Synpcc7942_1390 has protein sequence MFDKVFRRALKFRIRKSYPTNVYDLSKGAAIAVRRPYSDEVKRAQSPDPSTGTIFDKIISKELKADIIYEDDLCLAFNDIAPQAPVHFLVIPKRKITTLQDSETSDKELLGHLMLVARSLGTARAPQGWRLVVNNGVHGAQSVYHLHLHVLGGRQMKWPPG, from the exons ATGTTTGATAAAGTTTTCCGGCGTGCTCTAAAGTTTCGAATAAGGAAGAGTTATCCCACAAATGTATATGACTTGTCCAAGGGAGCAGCTATAGCTGTTAGAAGGCCGTATAGTGATGAAGTAAAACGCGCACAATCCCCCGATCCTTCCACTGGTACAATATTCGACAAAATTATATCAAAAGAGCTGAAAGCGGATATAATTTACGAAGACGATCTTTGCCTGGCGTTCAATGATATTGCTCCGCAGGCTCCAGTGCATTTTCTTGTGATACCGAAGAGGAAAATCACGACTTTGCAAGACAGTGAAACCAGTGATAAAGAG CTTCTGGGTCACCTAATGCTGGTAGCGCGCTCCCTCGGAACAGCCCGCGCTCCACAGGGCTGGCGGTTGGTGGTGAACAACGGCGTCCATGGCGCCCAGAGCGTTTACCATCTACACCTACATGTTTTGGGAGGCAGGCAAATGAAATGGCCACCTGGTTAG